Proteins from a single region of Streptomyces spinoverrucosus:
- the purF gene encoding amidophosphoribosyltransferase has protein sequence MPRGDGRLNHDLLPGEKGPQDACGVFGVWAPGEEVAKLTYFGLYALQHRGQESAGIAVSNGSQILVFKDMGLVSQVFDETSLGSLQGHIAVGHARYSTTGASVWENAQPTFRATAHGSIALGHNGNLVNTAQLAEMVADLPKQDGRTTRVAATNDTDLLTALLAAQVDADGKPLTVEEAAPVVLPQVRGAFSLVFMNEHTLYAARDPQGIRPLVLGRLERGWVVASESAALDICGASFVREVEPGEFLAIDENGLRSSRFADAKPKGCVFEYVYLARPDTDIAGRNVYLSRVEMGRRLAKEAPVEADLVIATPESGTPAAIGYAEASGIPFGAGLVKNAYVGRTFIQPSQTIRQLGIRLKLNPLKEVIKGKRLVVVDDSIVRGNTQRALVRMLREAGAAEVHIRISSPPVKWPCFFGIDFATRAELIANGMTIDEIGTSLGADSLAYISIDGMIEATTIAKPNLCRACFDGEYPMELPDPELLGKQLLETELAAGPAATAATDAIRRP, from the coding sequence GTGCCACGTGGTGACGGTCGACTCAATCACGATCTGCTTCCCGGCGAGAAAGGCCCCCAGGACGCCTGCGGCGTCTTCGGTGTCTGGGCTCCGGGCGAAGAGGTCGCAAAGCTCACGTACTTCGGGCTCTACGCCCTCCAGCATCGGGGCCAGGAATCCGCGGGAATCGCGGTCAGCAACGGCTCCCAGATCCTCGTCTTCAAGGACATGGGCCTGGTCTCGCAGGTCTTCGACGAGACCTCGCTCGGCTCCCTGCAGGGCCACATCGCGGTCGGCCACGCCCGCTACTCCACCACCGGCGCCTCGGTGTGGGAGAACGCCCAGCCGACGTTCCGTGCCACCGCGCACGGCTCCATCGCGCTCGGCCACAACGGCAACCTGGTCAACACCGCCCAGCTCGCCGAGATGGTCGCCGACCTGCCCAAGCAGGACGGCCGTACCACCCGGGTCGCCGCCACCAACGACACCGACCTGCTGACGGCCCTGCTGGCCGCCCAGGTCGACGCCGACGGCAAGCCGCTGACCGTCGAGGAAGCCGCCCCGGTCGTGCTCCCGCAGGTCAGGGGCGCCTTCAGCCTCGTCTTCATGAACGAGCACACCCTGTACGCCGCCCGCGACCCGCAGGGCATCCGCCCGCTGGTCCTGGGCCGCCTGGAGCGCGGCTGGGTCGTCGCCTCCGAGAGCGCCGCCCTCGACATCTGCGGCGCCAGCTTCGTCCGCGAGGTGGAGCCGGGCGAGTTCCTCGCCATCGACGAGAACGGCCTGCGCAGCTCCCGATTCGCGGACGCGAAGCCCAAGGGCTGTGTCTTCGAGTACGTGTACCTGGCCCGCCCCGACACCGACATCGCCGGCCGGAACGTGTACCTCTCCCGCGTCGAGATGGGCCGCCGCCTCGCCAAGGAGGCCCCCGTCGAGGCCGACCTGGTGATAGCGACCCCGGAGTCCGGCACCCCGGCCGCCATCGGCTACGCCGAGGCCTCCGGCATCCCGTTCGGTGCGGGTCTGGTGAAGAACGCGTACGTCGGCCGTACGTTCATCCAGCCCTCCCAGACCATTCGCCAGCTCGGTATCCGGCTGAAGCTGAACCCGCTGAAGGAAGTCATCAAGGGCAAGCGACTGGTCGTCGTCGACGACTCGATCGTGCGCGGAAACACCCAGCGCGCCCTGGTCCGCATGCTCCGCGAGGCCGGCGCCGCCGAGGTGCACATCCGGATCTCCTCGCCGCCCGTGAAGTGGCCCTGCTTCTTCGGCATCGACTTCGCCACCCGCGCCGAGCTCATCGCCAACGGCATGACCATCGACGAGATCGGCACCTCGCTCGGCGCCGACTCCCTGGCGTACATCTCCATCGACGGCATGATCGAGGCGACCACCATCGCCAAGCCGAACCTGTGCCGCGCCTGCTTCGACGGCGAGTACCCGATGGAGCTCCCGGACCCCGAGCTGCTGGGCAAGCAGCTCCTGGAGACCGAGCTCGCCGCCGGTCCCGCCGCCACGGCCGCCACCGACGCCATCCGTCGCCCGTAG